The following proteins are encoded in a genomic region of Gemmatimonadales bacterium:
- a CDS encoding RNA polymerase sigma factor, with amino-acid sequence MSEDSAGPARETVDAVYRADSRRVLATLIRLLGDFDLAEEALHDAFTAAVERWPRDGVPTNPRAWLVSTGRFKAIDSLRRRARFDASLATVAEQLDADASAPGDETVEDDQLRLIFTCCHPALPPDGQIALTLREVCGLTTEEIAHAFLTTPPTVAQRIVRAKNKIRDAGIPYQLPSRADLPDRLDSVLQVVYLVFNEGYSASSGEALTRHDLSGEAIRLGRLLVDLLPDPEAVGLLALMLLQESRRAARTSPAGELVLLDDQDRSRWNREQIAEGAALVERALASRRFGPYTLQAAVAAVHAEAPSAAATDWPQIVGLYDVLARIDPSPVVELNRAAAVSMRDGPAAGLALIDAILTRGDLAGYHLAHSARAELCRRLGRTAEARASYETALALTRQGPERRFLERRLGEVGEGGAR; translated from the coding sequence GTGAGCGAGGACTCGGCTGGCCCGGCGCGCGAGACGGTGGATGCCGTCTACCGGGCCGATTCGCGCCGGGTGCTCGCCACCCTGATCCGCCTGCTCGGCGACTTCGACTTGGCCGAGGAGGCGCTGCACGATGCCTTCACGGCGGCGGTCGAGCGCTGGCCGCGGGACGGGGTGCCTACCAATCCGCGGGCCTGGCTGGTCTCCACCGGCCGCTTCAAGGCGATCGACAGCCTGCGCCGGCGGGCCCGCTTCGACGCGTCGCTGGCCACGGTCGCCGAACAGCTCGACGCCGATGCCAGCGCTCCCGGGGACGAAACGGTCGAGGATGACCAGCTGCGGCTGATCTTCACCTGCTGCCACCCGGCCCTGCCGCCGGACGGACAGATCGCCCTCACGCTACGGGAGGTCTGCGGGCTTACGACCGAGGAGATCGCCCACGCCTTCCTGACGACCCCGCCCACGGTGGCCCAGCGGATCGTGCGGGCCAAAAACAAGATCCGCGATGCCGGCATTCCCTATCAGCTCCCCTCCCGGGCCGACCTGCCAGACCGGCTCGACAGTGTGCTCCAGGTGGTCTACCTGGTGTTCAATGAGGGGTACTCCGCATCCTCGGGCGAGGCGCTCACCCGGCACGATCTCTCGGGCGAGGCGATCCGCCTCGGCCGGCTGCTGGTCGACCTCCTGCCTGACCCCGAGGCGGTGGGACTCCTGGCGCTGATGCTGCTGCAGGAATCCCGGCGCGCCGCGCGGACCTCGCCGGCCGGCGAGCTGGTCCTGCTGGACGATCAGGACCGCTCCCGCTGGAACCGGGAGCAGATCGCCGAGGGAGCGGCGCTGGTGGAGCGGGCGCTGGCGTCCCGCCGGTTCGGCCCATACACGCTGCAGGCGGCCGTCGCGGCGGTGCACGCCGAAGCGCCCTCGGCCGCGGCCACTGATTGGCCGCAGATCGTCGGATTGTATGACGTGCTGGCGCGGATCGATCCGTCGCCCGTGGTGGAGCTCAACCGCGCCGCCGCAGTGTCGATGCGGGATGGCCCGGCGGCTGGGCTGGCGCTCATCGACGCCATCCTGACTCGCGGGGATTTGGCAGGGTACCATCTAGCCCACTCGGCGCGCGCCGAGCTCTGCCGGCGGCTGGGACGCACGGCGGAGGCCCGGGCATCGTATGAGACCGCCCTCGCGCTGACCCGGCAGGGGCCGGAGCGGCGGTTCCTGGAGCGGCGGCTGGGGGAGGTGGGGGAAGGTGGGGCAAGGTGA
- a CDS encoding YciI family protein, producing MKYLCLIYDEEKKIGAMSQSESAAFMGEYFAFTDGVRKSGHYVAGEALQPVQTATTVRVRNGKASATDGPFAETKEQLGGFYLIEARDLNDAIQVASKIPSARTGSIEVRPIMQFDKR from the coding sequence ATGAAGTACCTGTGCCTGATCTACGACGAGGAAAAGAAGATTGGCGCCATGTCTCAGAGCGAGTCGGCCGCGTTCATGGGGGAGTATTTCGCCTTCACCGATGGGGTCCGGAAGAGCGGGCACTACGTGGCCGGGGAGGCGCTGCAGCCGGTGCAGACGGCCACCACGGTCCGGGTCCGGAACGGGAAGGCCTCCGCCACCGACGGCCCGTTCGCCGAGACCAAGGAGCAGCTGGGTGGCTTCTACCTGATCGAGGCGCGGGACCTCAACGACGCCATCCAGGTGGCCTCGAAGATCCCGTCGGCCCGGACCGGCAGCATCGAGGTGCGGCCGATCATGCAGTTCGACAAGCGGTAG
- a CDS encoding cysteine synthase family protein, with the protein MAHLSPPGATVLDAIGNTPIVRLHKVAPPSAAEVWVKLEGSNPTGSYKDRMARALIEAAEARGELRPGMTVVEYTGGSTGSSLAFVCAAKGYRFLAVSSDAFAPEKLRTMRAFGAEVIIVPSNGGVITPDLIPRMIDRARALGQEREAYLTNQVFNRDSLKGYESIGAELVEQLEGSLTAFCAGVGTGGLLMGVAGVLRRLPDRVRVVALEPASSPILSAGRAGSHHVEGIGIGFLPPLLDPAYYDEARGIDEAQARAMVRRLAAEEGIFAGTSTGINVVGALELARELGPGNRVVTVACDSGLKYLAGDLYQE; encoded by the coding sequence ATGGCTCATTTATCGCCGCCGGGAGCCACAGTGCTGGATGCCATCGGAAACACCCCGATCGTCCGGCTGCACAAGGTGGCGCCTCCCTCGGCCGCAGAGGTGTGGGTCAAACTGGAGGGCTCCAATCCAACGGGGTCCTACAAGGACCGCATGGCCCGGGCTCTGATCGAGGCAGCCGAGGCCAGAGGCGAGTTGCGTCCGGGGATGACGGTCGTGGAGTATACCGGCGGCAGCACCGGTTCGTCGCTCGCTTTCGTCTGCGCGGCGAAGGGCTATCGGTTCCTCGCCGTGTCTTCGGATGCCTTCGCACCCGAAAAGCTGCGAACCATGCGTGCTTTTGGGGCCGAGGTGATCATCGTTCCGAGCAATGGTGGGGTCATCACGCCCGACTTGATTCCGAGGATGATCGATCGTGCCCGAGCTCTCGGCCAGGAACGGGAAGCGTATCTCACCAACCAGGTCTTCAATCGCGATTCGCTGAAGGGTTACGAGTCGATCGGTGCAGAGTTGGTGGAGCAGCTCGAGGGCTCCCTCACGGCGTTTTGCGCAGGGGTCGGCACGGGCGGCTTGCTCATGGGAGTCGCCGGAGTGCTCCGGCGTCTGCCCGATCGAGTGCGAGTGGTAGCGCTAGAGCCTGCCAGTTCCCCGATCCTGTCGGCTGGGCGAGCCGGCTCGCACCATGTGGAGGGCATCGGCATCGGGTTCCTACCTCCGCTGCTCGACCCTGCGTACTACGACGAAGCACGCGGAATCGATGAGGCCCAGGCACGCGCGATGGTCAGGCGGCTGGCGGCGGAAGAGGGCATCTTCGCGGGGACGTCAACCGGCATAAACGTGGTGGGAGCACTCGAGCTTGCCCGTGAGCTTGGACCGGGAAATCGCGTGGTCACGGTCGCGTGCGACAGCGGACTCAAATATTTGGCTGGGGACCTGTACCAGGAATAA